CTATCGGCCTTTGTTCGATGACGGCGCCGTCGCCGGCGTCCTCGTCGTCGGCTACGACGTGACGGGGCAGAAATTGGCGCGCGACGAGGTCGCCTTGCTGCGCACCAACCTGATCCACATTTCGCGATTGAGCGCGATGGGGACGATGGCGTCGACGCTCGCCCACACGCTCAACCAGCCGCTCACCGCGATCGCCAATTATGTCAGCGGCTGCGAGCGCCTGCTCGCCAAGCCGCAGGCGGGCGCTGTCGCCGACCTCACCTTCGCCCTCAACCAGATCAAGCAGAGTGCCCTCGAAGCGGGCGACGTCATCCGCAGCCTGCGCGAGCTGGCCGGGCGCGACGACGGCGACAAGACCAGCGTCGACCTCGCGGATGCGGTCGGAGAGGCGCTGGCGCTCGCCCGGACCGGCGGGGCCGCGCCCGATCTCGCCTGCGACATCGATCTTGGCGGGCTCGACGTCCGCGGCGACGCGATCCAGGTCCAGCAGGTTCTTTTCAACCTCGTCCGCAACGCGATCGAGGCGATGGCGGGCCGCGCTGACCAAATTTTATCGGTCACCGCGCAGCGGCAGGGCGCGATGGTCGAGATCGTGGTCGCCGATAATGGCCCCGGCTTTCCGCCCGGCGCGCATCACGCCGCCTTCGACGCCTTCATGACGACGAGGAACGGCGCGATCGGCCTCGGCCTGCCGATCTGTCGCACGATCGTGGAAGCGCATGGCGGCCGCATCGCCGCGGAGCCCAATCCGGGCGGCGGCGCCCGGCTCGTCCTGTCGCTGCCCGCCGCGGACTAGGCCCGGCTCACCACCATCGACAGCACGGCGGGGTGCAGCGGCCGCACGAACTGGCAGCCGACCGCGCTGCCGCGAGTCCATGCGACCCGGGCGTGCAAGGCCTCCAGGCCGGGCAGCTTCAGCCACACGTCGGTGCCGGACGCGAGTTCGAGGTGGGTCGAGGCGCGAAAGCCCTGGGTCGAAAGGTCGATGATCTGGACGGTGACGCCGCTGGCCCCGCGCTGGCGCAGGCCCGCGCCGATCTCGCAATGCTGGCGCTCTTCCTTGCGACCCGGGGGCGCAGCGGGGATTCCGCTCATCGCCAGCTCGCCGGTCAGTCCTGTCGCACTCGCTTCGAACATCGGTCACGTCCCTGGCGATCCCCACCGCCGTTGGAATGAAATCAGCGCGGCGGGGCGATCCCCACCGACTTGGCCCAGACATGGGCGAGCCGCCGCTCCTGCTCGCTGATATCCTCGCTGAGCACGCGCGGGCGGCGGAATCGTTGTTGCGTCTGGTTGGAGGGGCGCCGCGTGACGTGCACGAGCACCTCGCTCTCGTCGATCTCCTGATGGAATTCGAGGCCCGCGCGGTTCCCGCCCGTCCAGGCGACGCGTGCCGAGACGATTGTCTTTCCGCGGGCGAACACCACTTCGTCGCCCAGCACCAAAGGCTGGGCGAGTTCGATCAAGGCGCCTTTCTGCGAGAGGTCCCGCAGACGCACGTCCACTTCGCCGGCCGCCGTCCGTAGCTTGGCCGCCAGCAGCACACGCGCGCGTTTCACGCTCCGCTTGCCGTCCATGGTCGTGTCGTCGGGGGAATCTGCGTCCATTTTTCCCTTGTCGTCTCTTAAGAGGCCTGGATCGTAGATAGGCGGGCGGGCCTAAATAGAAGTAAACGGAGCGGTAGGAGTTTGCGAGGAATGGCGCGTTGCCCGGCGTGCCGATTGACCTCTCGCCGCTGGCCTCTATGGGGGCGGACATGCGCTTTTTCTCCGACAATGCCGCCGCCGCCTGCCCCGAGGTCATGGCCGCCCTGGTGGAGGCCAACCGCCTCGAGACCGCGTACGACGGCGACACGTACAGCGCCCGGCTCGACGCCGCCTTCTCGGCTTTGTTCGAGCGCGAGGTGCGAGCGCTCTGGATTCCCACCGGCACCGCGGCCAATTCGCTCGCGCTCGCCGCTTTGTGCCCCCCGCACGGCGCGATCCTCTGCCACCGCGACGCGCATATCCAGAATGACGAATGCGGCGCCCCCGAATTCTACACCCACGGCGCCAAGTTGATGCTGGCCGAGGGCGAGGGCGCCAAGCTCACGCCGGCGAGCGTCGGGGCCCTGCTCGCGACGATCCGCAACGACGTCCACCAGGTCCAGCCGCACGCTCTCTCGATCACCAATGCGACCGAATATGGCCTCGTCTACACGCCCGCCGAGGTCGCCGCCCTCGGCGGCATCTGCAAGGAGCGCGGCCTCGGCTTCCACATGGACGGCGCCCGCTTCGCCAACGCGGTGGCGCGCCTCGGCTGCACGCCGGCCGAGCTCACCTGGAAGGCCGGGGTCGACGTGCTGAGCTTCGGCTTCGTCAAGAATGGCGGCATGTCGGCCGAAGCCCTGATCTTCTTCGACACCGCGCTCGCCGACGCCACCCGCTACCGCCGCAAGCGCGCCGGCCATCTACTCTCCAAGGGCCGCTATCTCGCCGCGCAGCTGCTGGCGATGATCGAGAACGACGTCTGGCTGCGCAACGCCCGCGCCGCGAATGACGGCGCCGCCCGGCTCGCCGCTGCCGCCGGCGAGCGGCTCGTCCATCCGGTCGAGGCCAACGAGCTGTTCCTTAAGGTCGCTCCGGCCGAGGCGCAGGCGCTGCGCGACCAGGGCTTCGATTTCTACGACTGGGGCCCGGGCGAGGCCCGCCTGGTCGTGAGCTGGGACCAGCAGCCCGAGCATATCGAGGCGCTGGCCCGGGCGATCGAGGCGCTGTGACCGAGACTCCGGCGGCGACGATTATGTCGCCGCGCGTCCTCATTCCGTTCGTGGTCATCACCCTCATCTGGGGGTCGACCTGGATCGTCATCAAGGACCAGCTCGGCACGGTGCCGCCGACCTGGTCGGTCACCTACCGCTTCATCATCGCCGGCACGGCCATGTTCGCTTATGCCGCCTGGAAGGGCTTCCCGCTGCGCATCGACCGCAAGGGCCATCTGCTCGCGGCCGGCTTCGGCATCCCCCAATTCTGCCTGAACTTCAATTTCGTCTATGCGGCCGAGCATTACATCACGTCGGGCCTCGTCGCAGTGGTGTTCGCCCTCCTGCTGGTGCCCAATACCGCGCTCGGCTGGCTGTTCCTCAAGCACCGCATCACCGCGCGCTTCCTGGTCGGCTCGGCGATCGCGACCGTCGGCGTCGGCCTGCTCTTCGTCCAGGAAATGCGCAGCACGTCGTTCGATCCGGGGACGGTGCTGATCGGCATCGGCCTTACTCTGCTCGGCGTGCTCAGCGCTTCGGTGTCCAACGTCATGCAGGCGGGCGAAGGCCTGCGCGCGCGTCCGATCGCCAGCATGCTCGCCTGGGGCATGGCCTATGGCGTGCTCGCCAACGCCATCTTCGCCTTGATCGTCTACGGCCCGCCGGTGATCGAATATCGCGTCGGCTACTGGCTCGGCCTCTTCTATCTCGGCATCGCCGCCTCGGCGCTCGCCTTCACTTTCTATTTCGGGATCATCCGCGCGATCGGCCCAAGCAAGGCGGCTTATTCGAGCCTGCTGGTGCCGATCATCGCCATGGGCTTCTCGACCGTCTTCGAGGATTATCACTGGTCGACGCTGGCCGTCGCCGGCGGCATCCTCGCATTGGCCGGGCTCACCATCGCCTTGCGCTCGCGCCGCCCGGCCTGAAGCGGCTTCGGGTCGACCGCCGGCCGGTTGTGCGCCCGCGGCCCGCAGCCTAGATTGGGTTCATGCTCGACGCCCAGAATGCGCCCGCCGTCCCGCCGGCTACGATCCGCCGCGAAGACTATCGCCCACCCGCATGGCTGGTGCCCGAGATCGCCCTCGAATTCGACCTCGCGGCGAAGCGCACGATCGTCAAGGCGACGCTGACCATCGAGCGCAACCAGCCCGGCGAGCCGCTTCGCCTCGACGGCGAAGACCTGAAACTGCTCTCGGTCAAGATCGATGGCCAGCCGGCCGCGCACAGCCATGCCGACGACGTCCTCACGATCCCGCTCGACGCGCGCAGCGCCGTGGTCGAGACGATCGTCGAGATCGCGCCCTCCGCCAACAGCCAGTTGATGGGCCTCTATGAATCGGGCGGCATCCTCTGCACCCAGTGCGAGGCCGAGGGCTTCCGCCGCATCACCTTCTTCCCCGACCGACCCGACGTGCTCAGCCGCTACAAGGTGCGGATGGTCGCCGACAAAGGGGCCTATCCGGTCTTGCTCGCCAATGGCGATCCGATCGCACGGGGCGATCTCCCCGATGGCCGCCACTGGGCCGAATGGCACGATCCCTTCCCCAAGCCCTCCTATCTGTTCGCGCTGGTCGCCGGCGATCTCGTCGCCAACCGCGATACGTTCGTCACCAGCTCGGGCCGCACGGTCGATCTCGGCATCTGGGTACGGGCCGAGGACCTTCCCAAGACCCAGCATGCGATGGACGCGCTCAAGGCCTCGATGGCCTGGGACGAGCGCGTCTACGGCCGCGAGTACGACCTTGCCGTGTTCAACATCGTCGCCGTCTCCGATTTCAACTTCGGCGCGATGGAGAATAAGGGGCTCAACGTCTTCAACTCGCGCTACATCCTCGCCGATCCGGATACGGCCACCGACGCGGATTACGACGCGGTCGCGGGCGTGGTGGCGCACGAATATTTCCACAATTGGTCGGGCAACCGCGTCACCTGCCGCGACTGGTTCCAGCTCTCTCTCAAGGAAGGCTTCACCGTCTTCCGCGATCAGCAATTCTCGGCGGATCAGGGCAGCCATGCGGTGAAGCGGATCGAGGACGTGCGCGCCCTTCGTTCGGCGCAGTTCCCGGAGGACGCCGGCCCGCTCGCCCATCCGATCCGCCCCGAATCCTATATCGAGATCTCGAACTTCTACACCGCGACCGTCTACAACAAGGGCGCCGAGGTGATCCGGATGATGCACACCATCCTGGGCCCGGAAGGCTTCCGCGCCGGCAGCGATCTCTATTTTGGCAGCCATGACGGCACCGCCGCCACCTGCGAGGATTTCGTCCGCGCGATGGAGCTGGCGACCGGCGCCGACCTCGAGCGCTTCCGCCGCTGGTACGCCCAGGCCGGCACGCCGCGGGTGAAGGCGACGCTTACCCATCGCGATGGCGACGGCCGCGCGCACCTGCTGCTCGAACAGACCGTTCCACCGACGCCGGGACAGCCCACCAAGCAGCCGATGCCGATCCCGCTCAAGATCGCCTTGTTCGGTGACAAGACCGGCGAGAAATATGTCGACCAGCTTATCCTGCTGGAGGATTCGAGCCACGAAGTGATCTTCGAGGGCATCGGCGAGCGCCCGGTCCTGTCGATCAACCGCGATTTCTCGGCGCCGGTCATCATCGAGAGCAACCGCTCGACCGAGGACCTCGCTTTCCTTTCGGCGCACGATGACAATCCGTTCGCGCGCTACGAGGCGATGCAGCAACTGATGCTCGACACGTTGATCGCCGCGGTCACCACCGGCAGGGCGGACCACGCGCCGGTGATCGAGGCGGTGCGCAACACGCTGGCCGACGACCGGCTCGACCCGGCCTTCATCGCGGAGGCAGTGCTGCTGCCGACCGAGGCCTTCATCGGCGACCATCTGCTGATCGTCGAGCCGGAGGCGATCCACAGCGCGCGCGAGCGGCTCCGCGCCGAGCTCGGCATCGAGCTCGAGCAGCAATGGCGCGATTTCTATGCCGCCGCCGCCGCCAACCGGTTCGAATATTCGCCGGCCGCCAAGGGCGCGCGCCGCCTGCGCACCGTCTCGCTCGGCTATCTGTCGGCCGGCGGCGCCGAGGACGCTCCGGCCCTGGCGATGCGCCAGTTCGCCGAAGCCGACAACATGACCGACCGCCAGGGCGCGCTCGGCACGCTCGCCAACAGCGAGGCCCCCGAGCGCGGCGAGGCCCTTGCCGCTTTCTACGAGCGCTACCGCGACAACGCCTTGGTGCTCGACAAATGGTTCATGGTGCAGGCGCTCTCCACCCGCGACGATACGGTCGATGCGGTGCTGGCGCTGGCCGAGCATCCCGATTTCACGCTCGCCAACCCGAACCGCATGCGGGCCCTGATCAGCGCCTTCGCCGCCAACCAGCGCGCCTTCCACGACGCGGACGGACGCGGCTACCGCTTCCTCGCCGATACGATCCTCGCCGTGGACAAATTGAACCCGCAGACCGCCGCCCGCCTCGTCCCCCCGCTCGGCCGCTGGCGCCGCTTCGACGAGATCCGCGCCGAACTGATGCGCGGCGAGCTCCAACGCATCGTCGACACGCCAGGCCTCTCCAAGGACGTGTTCGAACAGGCCTCGAAAAGCCTGGGCTAGGACCATCCCGGCCTGCGCCGGGACGACGTCAGCCGATCCAGTCGGCCACTTGCGCGGCGACCTGGTTGGCGGCTTGGTTGATTGCGGGGCCGGCGCTGGCGACGTCGATTGCAGCGACGGGCACGCGCGCTTCGAAGCGGCGGCTTTCGACCCGGTTGGCGCCGCGCGCCACGGCGGCGTCATAGACGACCACCGCCTCGTTGGTGGTCGCGTCGAGGCCGAAGCTGCGCAACTGCCCGGTGAGGCGCACGCCGGGATCGAAGGTGAACTGCATCGGATCGAGCACGACGCGGCCGGTGCGCGCGGCGATCACGTCCGACACCAGCCGGCCGAACAGGGCGCCGGGCGCCTCGACCCATTGCGCGTCCTTCAGATAGGCGACCGTGCCGCCGCTGCGCACCGGCACCCGCGTCGTCCGCAGCTCCTGCGGCGTCGTCGGCACCACCACCGTCACCGCCTCGCTGGCGGCGACGTTGCGGGTCGCTGTTGCGGGGACCGTTTCCGAAGGGCTGAGGCGCAGCAGCGAATCGGGCACCTTGCCGCCGAAGCTGAAGCAGCCCGACAAAGCGAGCACGAGCCCGAGGGCGGGAAGGATTCTGGTCTGTTTCATCATTTCGGCTCGTAATCCGGAAGTTTCGACCCGCCGATCAGCGCGCCCGCGCCGCCCTGCTCGACCTTTTCGCTGACCGCGCGCAGCGATTGCGACGTCGCCCTCAAATCCCGCACCAATTGGCCGACCTCGGGCAGAGTCTGCTTGGAGAAGGCCTGGATGCCCGGGCGCGCGTCGTTGATCGCGGCGTCGAGGTTGCGCATGCTCGTCTCCGCCGCCTGCACCGTCTTGCGAAGGTCGTTGACCAACGGCTTGGCGTCGTCGTTGAGCAAGCCGTCCGTGGTTTCGGCGAGGCGGCCGAATTCCTCGGCGGCGTTGCCGGCTTGGCGGATGGCGATGCGGGCGTCGGCGAGCGTCGCCGCGATCTCGGGGCTGCGCTCGGCGATCGAGCCGCTGATCTTCTCCATATTGTCGAGGATGCCGGCGATCGACGCTTGGTTGCGGTCGGAGACCAGCTCGGTCAGCCGTTCGGTCAGGGTCGAGACGCGCTCGAGCAATTCGGGCGCGCTGTTGAGCAATTGGCCGAGCGCGCCCGGCTTGGTCGGGATCACCGGCACGCCATAGGGACACGTGCTCTCGAGATTCTCTTCGGGGCAGGCGAGAGGCGGCGATCCGGCCGGCGCCGGATCGAGCTGGATCTGCGAGACGCCGGTGAAGCCGACACCCTGGATCGTGGCGGTCGTGCCCTGCAGGATCGGCGTGTCGTCGCGCGCCGTGATGCGGACGCGGACGAATTCCGGGCTCTTGGGCTCGAGATTGATCGATTCGATCTGACCGACGGGGACGCCGTTGAAGGTCACCGCCGAGCCTTTGGCGAGCCCGTCGACGGCCTGCTTGAAGAAGATGTCATATTCGTTCTTGCTCTCGCCCGACACCTGGCTGAGCCAGATGATGAAGCCGAGCAGGGCGACGACCATGGCGAGCACGACGCCGCCGACGAGGATATGGTTGGACCGCGTTTCCATCAGCCTTCAGCGCTCCCCACCCGCGATGCCGCGGCCGTCGCGGTCTGGGCTGCGCGTCCGCGCGGCCCCCGGAAATATTCTTGTATCCATTCGTGGTCCAAAGCCAATAGTTCCGGAATCGTTCCGACCGCGATCACCTTTCGGTCGGCGAGCACCGCGACGCGGTCGCAGATCGCGTAGAGCGTATCGAGATCGTGGGTGATGAGGAAGACGGTGAGTCCGAGCGCCGATTGCAGCTCGCGGATCAATTCGTCGAACGCCGCCGCGCCGATCGGATCGAGGCCGGCGGTCGGTTCGTCGAGGAACAGAAGCTCGGGATCCATCGCCAGCGCCCGCGCGATGCCGGCGCGCTTCTTCATGCCGCCGGACAGCTCGGCCGGGAATTTGGGCCCCGCCTCAGGCGCGAGCCCGCTCATCACGATCTTGAAGGCGGCGATCTCGTCGAGCAGGTCGGCGCCGAGCTTGGGATAGAATTCGCGCAGCGGCACCTGCACGTTCTCGGCCACGGTCAGCGTCGAGAACAAGGCGGCGCCCTGGAACAGGATCCCCCAGCGCTTGCGAATGCCCTGCAGGTCGGCCTCGTCGCGGTCGAGCGTAGGCTCCCCAAAGACGTGGACCTCGCCGGCGACCGGCTGCTGCAGCCCGATGATCGAGCGCATCAGCACCGATTTGCCGGTGCCCGATCCGCCGACCACGCCCAATATCTCGCCGCGGCGCACGTCCAGGTCCAGATCCTCGTGGACCACCTGCTCGCCGAAGGCGTTCTTCAGGCCCCGCACCTCGATGATATTCTCGCTCATACCCAGCCGATCTCCGTGAAGAAGACGGCGAAGAAGGCGTCGAGCACGATCACCAGGAAGATGCCCTGCACGACCGCGGCGGTGGTGCGCAGGCCCACTTCCTCGGCATTGCCCTTGACCTGCAGGCCCTGGAAGCAGCCGGCCATAGCGATGATGAGGCCGAACACCGGCGCCTTGATCAGCGCGCCCCAGAGGTCCGTCATCGGCACGACCTCGCGGATGCGCTGGACGAAGGTGACGGGCGGAATGTCGAGCGCGACGAAGCTGAAGATGCCGCCGCCGATGATCGAGATCAGAGCCGCGTAGAAGCCGAGCAAAGGCATCAGCAGCACCGTGGCGAGCACCCGCGGCAGCACCAGCGCCTCCATCGGCGAGACGCCGATGGTGCGCATGGCGTCCACTTCCTCCGCGAGCTTCATCGATCCGATCTGCGCGGCAAAGGCCGAGCCCGAGCGGCCGGCGACCATGATCGCCGTCATCAGCACGCCCAGCTCCTTCACCGACATGCGGCCGATCAGGTTGATCGTGAACACTTCGGCGCCGAACTGGCGGAGCTGGACCGCGCCCTGCTGGGCGATGACGATGCCGACCAGGAAGCTCATCAGGCCGACGATGCCAAGCGAATGGACGCCGACCACCTCGAATTGCTGGACGACGGCGTTGAGCCGGAAGCGGCGCGGGTGCGTGATCACGGTCCAGAACGAGATCATCAATGCGCCGAAGAAACCGAGCAGCCCGAGCAGGGTGCGTCCCGCCTCCGCGGTGGCATCGCCGACCTCGCCGAGGACGCGGTACAGCGGCGGCGTCCGGTCCGGCCGCACCTTCACCGGCTGGTCGGACTGCGACACCTGCTCGAGCAGCTTGGCTTCGTCCTCATCGACGCCGATCACATCGGCCTGATGGTCACGGGCCATTCGATGAACAAGCCAGGCGCCCACCGTGTCCATCCGCGGCACGGCCGTGAGGTCGAGCACCAGGCCGTCGCCGGGCACGGCGTTGAGCCGTTCGGGCAGGTCGCCGATGCAGGCGAGCGTCAGGTTTCCGCTGAAGCGGAGCACCTTTCTGTCGCCGTCATCGGCCAGGCTGAAATCGGCGGCAGAACTCATGCGGCAGCAGGATGCTTCAATTTGGAGGGTCCGGCAAGCGCCGGGGATGGACAAGGGCTACGATCCTGTGCTTGCCGGGTTCCATCGAAGGGAGTGAAATGAAGAGCGCGCTTGCCATTTACGACATGGACCGGACGATCACGAAGCGGGCGACCTACACGCCGTTCCTGATCCACGCCGCGCTCCGGCTCGCGCCCTGGCGGCTCGTCTTCCTCCCGCTCGTCGGGCTGGCGATGCTGGCCTATGTCGCCAAAATGCTCGATCGCGGCGAATTGAAGGAGGTCAACTACCAGCTCCTGATCGGCGGCGCGCTGGATCCGACGCGGCTCGAGCCGGTCATCCAGAGCTTCGCCGACCGCCAGGTCGCGACCAACATCCTGCCCGGCGCCCGCGCCAGCCTGGAGGCGGACCGCGCCGCCGGCCGCCGCATCGTCATGGCCACGGCCTCCTACCGCCTCTACGCCGCCGCGATCGCCGAGCGCCTCGGCATACGCGACGTGATCGCCACCGAAACCCAGCGCGACACGGCCGGGCGCGTCGTCGCGCGCATCGAGGGCAGCAATTGCTATGGCGACGCCAAGCTCGCGATGATCCAGGCCTGGCTGGAGCGCGAGGGGCTGACCCGCGAGGCGGTCCACATCCGCTTCTATTCGGATCATATTTCGGATTCGGTCGTCCATCACTGGTCGGACGAGCCGGTTGCCACCAATGCCCACGACCGGCTGGTCAAGCTGGCCAAGGTGGAGGGCTGGGAAGTGCTCGACTGGAGCAGGACCTGAAGCGACGCATGAGGGGAACGGGAATGACGCTGACGCTCTATTATCACCCCTTCTCCTCTTACTGTCAGAAGGTGCTGATCGCGCTCTACGAACGCGCCGTGCCGTTCGAACCGCGCCTGATCGATCTCGGCGACCCTGCCGCGCGCGCCGAACTGGTATCGGTCTGGCCGTTCGCCAAATTCCCCGTCCTGCGCGACGAAGAGAGCGGCCTTACCGTGCCGGAATCCACCTCGATCATCGAATATCTGGACCTGCGCCATGTCGGCCCGCCACCGATGATCCCGGAGGACCGCAACCTCGCTCTGCTGGCCCGCACCTTCGACCGCGTGTTCGACAATTATGTGATGACGCCGCTGCAGACGATCGTCGGCGACAGCCTCCGGCCCGAGGATGCGCGCGATCCCTATGGCGTCGATCGCGCCCGCGACCTGCTCGCCAAGGCCTATGCCTTCCTCGACAAGGAGATCGGTGCGCGGACCTGGGCCGCGGGCGACGCCTTCACCCTCGCCGACTGCGCCGCCGCGCCGGCGCTCTTCTACAGCGGCATGCTGGTCCCGTTCGGCGACCACGCCAACCTGGCGGCTTACTTCGCCCGCCTGCGCGAGCGCCCCGCCTTCGCCCGCGCCGTCGACGAAGCCCGCCCCTACCGCCCCTTCTTCCCCCTCGACTGGCCGGCCGGCTACGACTAAGGGCCCCGCATCGCGCAATGACGCTGTTGGAATGGCCGCGCAAAGCCCCTAGACCGCGGCCAACATTCTCAAGGCCCGAGGCACAATGACCACGATCATCCGCGAGGCGGACCTCATCGAGAGCGTCGCCGACGCCCTCCAGTACATCTCCTACTACCATCCGATGGACTATATCCGCGCGCTCGGCGATGCCTATCAGGCCGAGCAGTCGCCCGCGGCCAAGGACGCGATCGCCCAGATCCTCACCAACAGCCGGATGTGCGCCGAAGGGCACCGGCCGATCTGCCAGGACACCGGCATCGTCACCGTGTTCGTCAAATGGGGACAGGATTGCCGGTTGGAGAGCGCGCGCAGCCTGCAGGAGGTGATCGACGAGGGCGTGCGCCGCGCCTACCGCCACCCCGAAAACCCGCTGCGCGCCTCGATCCTCGCCGATCCCGCCTTCGGCCGCGTCAACACGAAGGACAACACGCCGTCGGTGATGCATGTCGAGATGGTGCCGGGGAGCACGGTCTCGATCGACGTCGCAGCCAAGGGCGGCGGCTCGGAAAACAAGACCAAGTTCAAGATGCTGAACCCGTCCGACTCGATCGTCGACTGGGTGCTCGAGATGGTGCCGCAGATGGGCGCCGGCTGGTGCCCGCCCGGCATGCTCGGCATCGGCATCGGCGGCACCGCCGAGAAGGCGATGCTGCTCGCCAAGGAAAGCCTGATGGGCGCGATCGACATGGCGCAGCTGAAGGCGCGTGGGCCGCAGAGCAAGATCGAGGAACTGCGCATCGAGTTGTTCGAGAAGGTGAACGCGCTCGGCATCGGCGCGCAGGGTCTCGGCGGCCTCTCCACGATCCTCGACGTCAAGATCCTCGATTGGCCGACCCATGCGGCGTCGAAGCCGGTGGCGATGATCCCCAATTGCGCCGCCACCCGTCACGCCCATTTCACGTTGG
This portion of the Sphingomonas sp. LY54 genome encodes:
- a CDS encoding HAD-IB family phosphatase; its protein translation is MKSALAIYDMDRTITKRATYTPFLIHAALRLAPWRLVFLPLVGLAMLAYVAKMLDRGELKEVNYQLLIGGALDPTRLEPVIQSFADRQVATNILPGARASLEADRAAGRRIVMATASYRLYAAAIAERLGIRDVIATETQRDTAGRVVARIEGSNCYGDAKLAMIQAWLEREGLTREAVHIRFYSDHISDSVVHHWSDEPVATNAHDRLVKLAKVEGWEVLDWSRT
- a CDS encoding fumarate hydratase; translated protein: MTTIIREADLIESVADALQYISYYHPMDYIRALGDAYQAEQSPAAKDAIAQILTNSRMCAEGHRPICQDTGIVTVFVKWGQDCRLESARSLQEVIDEGVRRAYRHPENPLRASILADPAFGRVNTKDNTPSVMHVEMVPGSTVSIDVAAKGGGSENKTKFKMLNPSDSIVDWVLEMVPQMGAGWCPPGMLGIGIGGTAEKAMLLAKESLMGAIDMAQLKARGPQSKIEELRIELFEKVNALGIGAQGLGGLSTILDVKILDWPTHAASKPVAMIPNCAATRHAHFTLDGSGPAYLETPNLADWPDVNWTPSKEAIRVDLDALTPEIVQSWKHGDRLLLNGKMLTGRDAAHKRIKDMLDRGEALPVEFKGRVIYYVGPVDPVGEEVVGPAGPTTATRMDKFTRMMLENGLLAMVGKAERGPMAIEAIRDHKSAYLMAVGGAAYLVARAIKGSKVVGFEDLGMEAIYEFEVQDMPVTVAVDANGESVHHLAPLVWRDKIAKMKALETA
- a CDS encoding glutathione S-transferase family protein is translated as MTLTLYYHPFSSYCQKVLIALYERAVPFEPRLIDLGDPAARAELVSVWPFAKFPVLRDEESGLTVPESTSIIEYLDLRHVGPPPMIPEDRNLALLARTFDRVFDNYVMTPLQTIVGDSLRPEDARDPYGVDRARDLLAKAYAFLDKEIGARTWAAGDAFTLADCAAAPALFYSGMLVPFGDHANLAAYFARLRERPAFARAVDEARPYRPFFPLDWPAGYD